In Bifidobacterium actinocoloniiforme DSM 22766, a genomic segment contains:
- a CDS encoding signal peptidase II, translating into MTTALTKTPRRLRTRVAVFACLALVAMALDQASKALALLKLGGGRRVEIIPGLLSLRLLRNPGASLGLGSRATWVISLLAICACLAFIILLLRTGSMAWTLALAFAFAGAAGNLIDRVAYARGFLDGAVVDFLDYGWSVGNIADIYLALAAVAVIVMIIFGPRFSAAAPASDREAQERGAQQ; encoded by the coding sequence GTGACCACAGCGCTTACCAAGACTCCCAGACGGCTACGCACTCGCGTGGCCGTCTTCGCATGCCTGGCCTTAGTGGCGATGGCCCTCGACCAGGCCTCAAAAGCCCTGGCCCTCCTGAAGCTGGGAGGGGGCAGGCGGGTTGAAATCATTCCTGGCCTGCTCTCCTTACGGCTTCTGCGAAACCCTGGCGCCTCACTGGGGCTGGGCTCCCGGGCCACATGGGTCATATCCCTGCTCGCCATTTGCGCCTGCCTGGCCTTTATCATCCTCCTCCTACGCACTGGATCGATGGCCTGGACCTTGGCCTTGGCCTTCGCCTTCGCCGGGGCGGCCGGCAACCTGATCGATCGGGTGGCCTACGCTCGTGGCTTCCTGGATGGGGCGGTCGTCGACTTCCTGGACTACGGATGGTCGGTCGGCAACATAGCCGACATCTACCTGGCCCTGGCGGCAGTGGCCGTCATTGTGATGATCATCTTCGGTCCGCGATTCTCAGCCGCAGCCCCCGCCTCGGACAGGGAGGCCCAAGAGCGGGGGGCGCAGCAGTGA
- a CDS encoding RluA family pseudouridine synthase: MTSKLLPAPDALVGLRLDTALAKMMGVSRAKAGELILEGRVSLLGRKAHKAATLQAGDLVELDEPEPEHQIEPVCEDMAIAYEDEDLIVVDKPVGVAAHSSAGWNGPTVLGTLLDRGVRITSLGASGRQGIVSRLDAGTSGLMLVCKSDLAYRAMRRQFAQHEVVKIYHALAQGNLAQDKATIEAPIGRAKVRDFRFTVTPAGKEAVTHWDVLERFGEATLAKVNLETGRTHQIRVHFSSIGHPLVGDSMYGANPELAERLGLERQWLHAIRLEFRHPRTGLWTTVDSTYPADLAASLETLRRETAR, from the coding sequence GTGACCTCCAAACTCCTGCCCGCGCCTGACGCTCTGGTTGGCTTGCGCTTGGATACGGCCCTGGCCAAGATGATGGGCGTGTCCAGGGCCAAGGCCGGGGAGCTGATCCTTGAGGGCCGTGTCAGCTTGTTGGGGCGTAAGGCCCACAAGGCCGCCACCCTGCAGGCGGGTGATCTGGTGGAGCTGGACGAGCCGGAGCCCGAGCACCAGATCGAACCGGTGTGCGAGGACATGGCCATCGCCTACGAGGACGAGGACTTGATCGTGGTCGACAAACCGGTCGGGGTGGCCGCGCACAGCTCCGCCGGTTGGAACGGACCCACCGTGCTCGGCACCTTGCTGGATCGCGGCGTGAGGATCACCTCCCTGGGCGCTTCAGGCCGCCAGGGCATCGTCTCCCGCCTGGACGCGGGAACCAGCGGCCTGATGCTGGTGTGCAAGTCGGACTTGGCCTACAGGGCCATGCGCCGGCAGTTCGCCCAGCACGAGGTGGTGAAGATCTACCATGCCTTGGCCCAGGGCAACCTGGCCCAAGACAAGGCCACGATCGAAGCGCCGATCGGCAGGGCCAAGGTGCGCGACTTCCGCTTCACCGTCACCCCAGCCGGCAAAGAGGCGGTGACCCACTGGGACGTGCTGGAGCGCTTCGGCGAAGCCACCCTGGCCAAGGTCAATCTGGAGACCGGACGCACCCACCAGATTCGCGTCCACTTTTCGTCAATCGGCCACCCGCTGGTCGGCGACAGCATGTATGGAGCGAATCCCGAACTTGCTGAGCGCCTGGGCTTGGAGCGACAGTGGTTGCACGCCATACGGCTGGAATTCCGCCACCCCCGCACCGGCCTGTGGACCACGGTCGATTCGACCTACCCCGCCGACCTGGCGGCCAGCCTGGAGACCCTGCGCCGGGAGACCGCGAGATGA